The Streptomyces uncialis genomic interval CGCGAACATCTCGGTGGTCTCGTCGGGTATTCGGCGCAGTGGGTCAAGGATCTGGAGACCGGCCGTCGTCAGGTGCCGCGTCTTTCGGTGATGCTGCGGCTCGCCGAGGTGCTGCGGGTGGCGAACCTCGCGGATCTCATGGGGGAGCGGTGCGCGGGCGTGGATCTCTTCACCGGACCTGGTCATGCGCGGCTCGGTGAGGTCAAGGCGGCGGTGGACGCCTTTCCGCTGGTGACCCGGCGCGAGGCACCGCCGGTCGCGCACCTCGCCGAACGGGTGGCCCGCGCGTGGGCCGCGAGGCACTCATCGCCCCATCACCGCGACGTGATCGGCGCGTTGCTACCGGAGCTCTTGCGTGACGCGCAGCTCTCCGTACGGCAGTCCGACCGGGCGGCGGAACGGCGCGCGGCCCAGGCCGTGCTCGCCGAGGTCTACTCGCTCGCGCAGTTCTTCATCGCGTACCAGCCGGACACGGCACTGTTGTGGCGGGTGGTCGAGCGCGGGCTGATCGCCGCGCAGGAGTCCGAGGACCCGCACGTCATCGGTGTCGCCGCGTGGCTGGCCGCGCAGGCCCACCGCGACCTGGGACCTGCCCACTTCGACGCCGCCGACGCCGTGAACCTGGAGACGCTCGCCTACCTCGAACCGTTCCTGCCCGACGCCCCGCCCGACGTGCTCGCCATCGCGGGCGCGCTCACCTTCGAGGCCGGGTACACCGCTGCCCGGCGCGGCGAGACGGGCACCGCCTGGCGCTACTGGGACCAGGCACGGCCCATGGCCGAACGGCTGCCGGCCGACTACTACCACCCGGTGACGAGCTTCTCCCGTACGGTCATGGGCGCCCACGCGGTCACGATCGCGGTCGAACTTCGTTCGGGCGGCGAGTCGGTGCGCCAGGCCGCCGCGGCGGACGTTCTGGAGATCCCGTCAAGGCCGCGCCGTGCCCGCCACCGTATCGAGGAAGCGCGCGGCTATCAGCTGGACGGCCAGCCCGACGTGGCGTTGGCGACGCTGGAGAAGGCCCACCGGAGTGCGCCCGAGACGATCAAGTACAACGGCTATGCCAAGCGGATCGTGCTGGAGGAGACCGCGTCGAAGGTCCCGGCGCGCCGCCGTCGCGCGTCGGCGTTGGCGGTGACCCTCGGCATGCTGGCCGCCTAGACAAAGGGGTGCACTTCGCACCCCTGATGCCTCGCGGCCACTTCTACGGTGCCTTCACCGACCGTGGAGAGGGACTGCGATGAACGCGCGCGAAACACAGACATGGGATCTCGACGGGGGGCCACCCCTCTTGTCCGACCGGCTCATCGAGTGGGTCCGTGACCGCGATATCGGGGAGCGGGCCGCTGTCGCCGCGTTGATCGAGGAGGGCGACGTTCTCGCGCGTGGGGACGTCCGGGATCTGCTGGTCGTGGAGAACGAGGCCGTCGTGTTCTGCGACTGGCCGCGGTTCGAGGCCCAGTACCGGTGCGTGCTGGTGCTGGACGAGGGTGAGGACGCGTTCCTGACGCTCGTCCTCGCGACTGCGTTCCCGAGGTTGGTGCCGCTCTGGAAGGTGGAGGTGCTGGGGGATCGGCGGCTGGTGATCGTGCTGCGGGCGCTGGCCCGGTTGGCGGGGGCGGATTCGGTCGCGGTGGGCTGCCGGTCGTGACGGTGATGATCTGCTGCCGGTGTGATCAGCCCATCGAGTCCGGCGAGCTGCACCAGCGGCTGTTCCGTGACTCGATGTCGGGGCCGGGGATCACGATGCACCGCCACGAGCGGTGTGCCGACGAGCCACGGACGGTCCCCGTACGAGGTCAGGCGGGCGGTCCGCAGTGGTACGGCGCCGAGGACCGGAGCGGCCTGCCGCCGATGTCCCCGGCCCACGCGTTGGCGTGGGGCAGGTTCCTCACCCACGTCGGTGCCTGCGAGCAGTGCAACGGCCCCGATCCCTGGTCCTGCGAGGCCGGCCGCGTGCTGCGGAGGGTGTGGCGGAAGGCGGCACGGGAGTCGTGGTGAGGCGGCCCGCGGTGCCGTGCGCGGCGTGCGTACGGGCCCGGATCGTGGGCTTGGCGGGCGATGACCACGGCTGCCATGGGGTGACACGACTGAAGCTGGGCCGCCGAGGACTGCGGTTGCGGTGGTTCGCGCGTCGGTGTCCCTGTGCGTGCGGGGTTGGGGGTGGTGGGGTCCGGCGTGCGTCGCGTTCTGGGGCGGGGGGCACGGTTCCCGTGTGAGCTGCCGCAGGGTGGGGCGCCGTTACGCGCTGTGGCCGTCCGTGTGAATCGGGTGGTGCTGCGTATCGGGGCGCGGTGCGGGGACCTGGTGTCGTGCCTGTCCCGGCCGGTGACGTTCGGTGTCCGGTCGGTGGTCCCCGGGGTGCGGTGGACGTGGGCGCGACGGAGGCTGGAGACATGGCCGTCCCCGTCGTCGTCCACCCGCCGAGCCCCACCGGCGGGCGACGAGTACGCGCGGGCGACCAGATTCTCGGCCTCGCGTACAACCTCCGCGACCTCTCGGAGTTCCTGCGGCGCGCGGGGTTGGACCTGGACCCGGCGGAGGTAGCGACGAGCACGATGATCGAGTGGCGGGGCGGGGGGCCTGATGTCTGGAGCCCCCACGAGCTGGGTTCTGCTTGAGTTCCGAACGATTTCGGCTGGGGTTGGGGAGTCCTCGCGCGTGCGGGGACGACACATGCAGTCAGACGCCTGCCCACGCAGCGAAGGGACCACCCCCGCGCCTGCGGGGACGACGACTCCGATCAAGTCGCAGACGCGATCGGTCAGGGACCACCCCCGCGCGTGCGGGGCCGACTAGAAAAGGGTCGGGCCCGTGGCCTCACCGGAGGGACCACCCCCGCGTGTGCGGGGCCGACTGAACGCGCAGCGGCCCGAGCTGATCGACCACCGGACCACCCCCGCGTGTGCGGGGCCGACGCGACGACGACCTACGGGTCCGGGGCGCTGTCGGGACCACCCCCGCGTGTGCGGGGCCGACCCCAGGTCTGGGTGACCTCGCCCCATCTGGAGAGGACCACCCCCGCGTGTGCGGGGCCGACTTCCGCTCGCCGGGGCTGGGGAGGGTCATGGTGGGACCACCCCCGCGTGTGCGGGGCCGACCACGAGTAGGCCGCGGCGCCGGTCTCCAGCGGGGGACCACCCCCGCGTGTGCGGGGCCGACATGTCGGCGACGCTGTGCCGCCAGTACCCGACCGGACCACCCCCGCGTGTGCGGGGCCGACTCATCGAACGACGCGCCCGCACCCGGCCCTTCAGGACCACCCCCGCGTGTGCGGGGCCGACCATGTGTCCCCCTCAGGCGGCGAGCATGTCGAGGGACCACCCCCGCGTGTGCGGGGCCGACGGCTCCGAGGTCCGCGCGGGCCGCCTCCGCCCTGGGACCACCCCCGCGTGTGCGGGGCCGACATGTTCCACCCGCACGGTTCACGCCACGCTGCGGGACCACCCCCGCGTGTGCGGGGCCGACGACTTGCCCATGTTGGTGACGCCCGCGATCAGCGGACCACCCCCGCGTGTGCGGGGCCGACGGTCCTGGTCGCCGAGATCGCGCACGTCCTCAGGGACCACCCCCGCGTGTGCGGGGCCGACGCGACCACCCCGGACAACCTCCGGAGCGCCGCCGGACCACCCCCGCGTGTGCGGGGCCGACTTGGTGACATCGCGTGCCCGCGCGAGGATGCCCGGACCACCCCCGCGTGTGCGGGGCCGACGGGCTCAACTTCGGGATCTTGCCAGCCTCGATGGGACCACCCCCGCGTGTGCGGGGCCGACACTTCCTGACCTGGGGGTCTTTCAGCGGATCGGGCCGTTTTCCTTTAGTCGCATCGCGTCCTCCACCGTCTCCTCCCGTACCCCCGTACGGGAGCCCCGTACCGCTGCGTCCGGTCGGCTTCCGCGAAGGGTACAGCCCAGGGCCGGGCTCCAACCGGGCTGGCGAAGGGCATCAGTTGGCACCGGCTGCTCCAGTGCGGCGGGCCGGACCGGGCAGCCTGGCACCGAGGCCCGAGGCCCGAGGCCCGAGGCCCGCGCGCCCCACCCCGTACCCCTCGGTTGGCGTCAGAGCAGCCTCGTGCGGGTCGATCGAGGTGCCGGGGTCGATCTCTGGCCTCGGGTGGGGCGGTAGGAGCGGGAGATCCGTCTCGGGCCGTCCAGGCCCGCTGCCCGTCGGGCCCAGCGGGCGAGTACCTCCGCCGGTACCCCCGCGGCGTCCACGGCCGTCGACGCCTCCTCCCGGCAGTCCGGTTCGGAGCAGTCCACCGGGCTGGCCGGAGTCCCCGTGCAGTCCGGTCGGGTCGATCCTTCCGGGGGCAGGTACAGGGCCGCACACCCCAGACACACGAACCACGTACGCACGACGCCTCCTACGGCTGGCCGGACCCGCCACACCGGCCGCATGGGCCGGTCCATCTGCGGACGACGGGCCGTTGGGCGCCGCTCTCGTCCGTCTCGACTGTGTGCTGTTCATGCTCGGTCACGCGATCCCCGCCACAGCCCGCGCATGACTCATCACTCATAGGTACAGGATGGCGGAAGCGGGACAGATGCGTCGGGCTACGGCGAATCATCACCCTGCCTCGGCGGCATCCGCCCGGACCGACCCCGCGCATGGGGGACGGTCCAGGAGGCCTGCCCGGAGCGTGGTCCGGTTTCCGTCAGCCCGGGCTCACGTCCCCCGCCGAGCCGTGACCCGCGACCCGTGGCCGTTCGGTCGGTGAGGGGCGCGTCGGGTATGCGCCGGGGCGGGGCTCAGGGGGTGCAGGTGACTCCCGTGCACTGGGCGGCTTCGCTGTTGCCGCCCGCGCGGTTGCCTCCGCCGTCCACGTTGCCCGTGTCGGTGATGATGCCCCAACCGCCGTTGTCGCGTGCGGTGTTGTCCTGGAGGGTGTGGACGGTCTTCGGGACGGCGATGCCGTCGCCGTTGTTGGCGTTGGCGGTGTTGCCGGTCAGCCGGTTGCCCTGCCCGGTCGGCGCCTCTCCGTCGACGTGGATGCCCCGGGAGCCGTTGCGGTTGGCCTCGTTGAGGTCCAGTCGGTTGCCGGACGACTGGGTCAGGCTGATGCCGTCGCCCGTGGTGTCGTTCGCGGTGTTGGAGCGGACCAGGTTGTTGTCGGACCCGCTCAACTCGATGCCGCCGGTGTTCCGGCTGACATCGTTGCCGGTGACCGTGGTGCCGTGGGACGACTGGAGGACGATGCCGCTGTCGCCGCCGCCCTGGAGGGTGTTGGACAGGAGACGGTTGCCGGTGGAGTCGGAGACGATCAGCGCGGCGTCCGAGTTCTGGGTGGTCGAGTTGCCCTGGACGAGGTTGTCGTTCGAGCCGAGCCGCAGGGTGATCGCGGCGTCGCTGCTGTTGCCGACGGTGTTGGTCAGCAGGGTGTTGCCGCCGGCGCCCTCCAGGATCAGACCCGCGTCCCCGCTGCCGGTGATTCGATTGCCTTCCAGACGGTTGTCGGCCGAGTTCTGGACGAAGACACCCTCGCCCTGATTGTCGCTGATCGTGTTGTCGGTGATCGTATTGCCGCTCGATCCGCCGGTGATCGTGATTCCTCTTTTGCTCTGCCGGTCGATGAGATTGCCGCGTACGCGGTTGTTGTTGTCGGCGTTGTCGAGTTCGACTCCGGTGAATTCGTTGTTCTGGAGGGTCAGGGATTCGACGGTGTTTCCTGAGGTGCCAGGGGCGAGTCTTATGCCGTGGTCGAATTCCTGCACACGGGCGGGGGTGCCGGTGTTGGTGAGGGTGACGTTGTCGTACCCGTTGTTACGGATACCGGCGCCCAGGCCGACGCCGTCCAGGGTGTGTCCGGCGAGGTCGATGGTGATGCCGCCGCTGCCGACGACCAGGCCGTCTCCGGGGCAGTTGAGCAGGTCGGCGTCCAGGACGAAGCTGGTCGTGACCGACTGACCGCAGGAGAGCGACGCGGCGTGCGCCACCGACGCGGGCATCAGCACGCCGATGAGCACGATGGCCCCTATCGCCGCGAACCAGTCTGAGGACGGATTCCTGGGAAGACGGATCATTCCGGTACTCCTTCTGCCGTGGCGTTTCGGGTCGGCCTCACGGGCCGCGCCCAGGGCGCGCCTGGGCCTCGCGCGGACCGTTCAGGCCGTGAACAGGACGGACCGGGTCCGCCTTTCTTTCAGCGTCAGGCGAAAGTGTGCCGATGGCAATGAAGCGGCAAAGAATGTCCTGCGGCGGGCGCTCGTTGACCGGAACGACAATTAGTCATAACGGATGTATTTCCGCGCCCGTTTCGGCGAACGGCTCCCGTCGAGATCGCAGGGGTGGAATGCGTTGGGGGGACGGGATTTATTGCTGGGGTGGGATGTCCATCGCGGTACCGGTGGGCTTGAAGGGCCTCCGCGCACCCCCTCCGCGCCCGCGCCCCGCACGGCCCGTGCACCCCGCGCGCTCGCCCCGCACCTCGCCCGACCCCGCACCCGCGCGGGAACCGGAGACGGCAACAACAACCCCACCCGACCCCGTAGAAAACATTTCCATGAGGTGCACAACCATCCCGTCGGGTCCCGGGTCCAACCCCGCACAAGTCCTCGTACCAGCACGGGAGATGCGTGGTTTCGGGGAACAGCGGGGAATCTGTGGGGGGAATTTCATATGTGGGGTAGCGGAGTTCGGCGTGCCGTCGTGGGTGTCGCCGTCGGGGCGCTGGTGCCGGTCGTGGGGCTGAGCGGCGCGGGGACGGCTTCCGCCGCCGCCACGCCTCAGGTGGTCTGCACGTCCGCCAAGGCGGGGCTCGCCGCCAAGCTGAAGAAGGACATCGGGGCCGCGCTCAAGAACCGCAAGGGCACCGTCGCGATCGGACTGCACGACCGGAAGACGAAGACGACGTGCGAGCTGCGCGGCGGCACCTCGTACGACTCGGCGAGCATAGTGAAGGTCACCGTCCTCGCCGCGCTGCTGTGGGACTACAAGAAGACCGACCGCCGGCTCACCAGCCGTGAGACCAAGCTCGCCAAGGCGATGATCACCCAGTCCGACAACGCAGCCACCACCACCTTCTGGCGGC includes:
- a CDS encoding helix-turn-helix domain-containing protein produces the protein MSFDVPRPDPYADPVAFGQRLRILRTRRGLTREHLGGLVGYSAQWVKDLETGRRQVPRLSVMLRLAEVLRVANLADLMGERCAGVDLFTGPGHARLGEVKAAVDAFPLVTRREAPPVAHLAERVARAWAARHSSPHHRDVIGALLPELLRDAQLSVRQSDRAAERRAAQAVLAEVYSLAQFFIAYQPDTALLWRVVERGLIAAQESEDPHVIGVAAWLAAQAHRDLGPAHFDAADAVNLETLAYLEPFLPDAPPDVLAIAGALTFEAGYTAARRGETGTAWRYWDQARPMAERLPADYYHPVTSFSRTVMGAHAVTIAVELRSGGESVRQAAAADVLEIPSRPRRARHRIEEARGYQLDGQPDVALATLEKAHRSAPETIKYNGYAKRIVLEETASKVPARRRRASALAVTLGMLAA
- a CDS encoding right-handed parallel beta-helix repeat-containing protein; its protein translation is MIRLPRNPSSDWFAAIGAIVLIGVLMPASVAHAASLSCGQSVTTSFVLDADLLNCPGDGLVVGSGGITIDLAGHTLDGVGLGAGIRNNGYDNVTLTNTGTPARVQEFDHGIRLAPGTSGNTVESLTLQNNEFTGVELDNADNNNRVRGNLIDRQSKRGITITGGSSGNTITDNTISDNQGEGVFVQNSADNRLEGNRITGSGDAGLILEGAGGNTLLTNTVGNSSDAAITLRLGSNDNLVQGNSTTQNSDAALIVSDSTGNRLLSNTLQGGGDSGIVLQSSHGTTVTGNDVSRNTGGIELSGSDNNLVRSNTANDTTGDGISLTQSSGNRLDLNEANRNGSRGIHVDGEAPTGQGNRLTGNTANANNGDGIAVPKTVHTLQDNTARDNGGWGIITDTGNVDGGGNRAGGNSEAAQCTGVTCTP